A segment of the Candidatus Poribacteria bacterium genome:
TGCTCGACGGGCCGGGCCCATCAACATAGTGATTGGTTTTTCCGTCGCGCTTGAATTGTCCGCCCCAGCTTTCCTGGGTGGGGTCGTTGGGATCGTTCAACCCACGGTTCGCACTCACCAGCCACAGGAACGAAGGCGAATCCCCTTCACACACCCCGGTGCAGCCCATCCCTTCGTGTGGATACACATCGCAGAGAGATCCGTGGTTATTGCGAATGTTCTCGTTGACCCAGGCGAGGTTTGAAATCGGATCCCGTCCGCCGAACATCCCCCGGTAAGTCTTTTGCGAGTGAATGATGAACAACTTTGGGAAGTTATCGCGCAACCAACCAATCGTGCCATCTTGGGTCGCGATTTGATGGATCCGTAATTTGCTTAGGAACGTTTCTAGGTCGGCAGTGCTGCGCGTATTCTGTACCTTCCAGACCGCTTGCGCTACAACGCTGCAGTCGCCCCAGATGCCAATATAGACCGGACGCGGATCGGGCTTGTCCACGATGCTGATGATTGCCTCCGAAGCCTCACTGTCTTTGCCTTCACCAATATTAACAGTACCCTTTTTGCCCCAGGTGCCGCTACGACCTTGGAAAGTAATCGAACGCAGATAGTCCGGGGTGGGATACAAGGGATCATGTTTTTTCAGGTTCTCGTATACCGTTTCGTAGTGGTCGATCACATCCAGTATGTTTTGTTTCTTGGCTATGTTGGCAAAGGTGCCCGCTGAAGCTATCAGTGCTTCGATGTCAAACTCATTGGCATACAACAGGAAGCGGACTATCGACTGCATATCATCTGGGTCGCTCTTTTGATCGTTGGGTACGTTGCCACCCTTGACGACGCCAATCGGTGGAAAATCCGATGTCATGATTACACGCAGTCTATTCGTTGAATGGTGCTCATTTTCTTTGTGTTCCATATTCACCTCTTGTGCGAAAGCGATAGCAGTAAACAGAAGCAGGGTTGTTACTGTGAAATAGAATTTACAGCTCTTCATTTCTCTTAACATCGGCTGATCTCCTTACCGGATGAGATTTGTGAGCCGGTCATTCCGTCGGGAGCTTGTGCTTCGATCTCCACCACGGGTAATCCTTGGCGAGCAGGTTGGCAGCCCAGGTACCGTAGTAATCGTAGCCGCCGCGGCGTTCCTGTCCAATCTCGTAGAAACGCGCCCACGCCGGCTCAAGCGTTTTCCCGTCATGCTGTATGCACTAAGCCGTAAGTTTGCCGTCCTGTTTAATCTGCGTGTGGAGGATGCAGTCGATGGGCTTGGTTACGGCATACGGCGTATGCTTACTGCCTTAAAGACGCGCAATGAATTGCGCTACTACAAACTCAAGTGCGTAACTCCTATCAATAATGCTTTTATTCTGAATTCTGCCTAAAAAAAAAAACCGTGATTATCGAACCTTAGAAAAATGGGTTATGCGCCTTTTCTTCGCCGACGGTCGTGGCAGGACCGTGTCCGGGAAAGAGTTTGGTGTCGTTGGGGAGCGAAAGCAGGTAGTTC
Coding sequences within it:
- a CDS encoding DUF1593 domain-containing protein, encoding MLREMKSCKFYFTVTTLLLFTAIAFAQEVNMEHKENEHHSTNRLRVIMTSDFPPIGVVKGGNVPNDQKSDPDDMQSIVRFLLYANEFDIEALIASAGTFANIAKKQNILDVIDHYETVYENLKKHDPLYPTPDYLRSITFQGRSGTWGKKGTVNIGEGKDSEASEAIISIVDKPDPRPVYIGIWGDCSVVAQAVWKVQNTRSTADLETFLSKLRIHQIATQDGTIGWLRDNFPKLFIIHSQKTYRGMFGGRDPISNLAWVNENIRNNHGSLCDVYPHEGMGCTGVCEGDSPSFLWLVSANRGLNDPNDPTQESWGGQFKRDGKTNHYVDGPGPSSISKWRADYQAEFQERADWCISHP